The genomic region CCTGGTCGGCGGCTCGTCGCTTCGGATGGCGGACCTCGACGGTGATGGTCACGACGAGCTGTTCGTCCTGTCGGAACAGGAGAAGCAGATCGGCATGAGCCGCATGGTCGACGGCCGACTGAGCTTCCCGACCCCCCTGCCCGTCTTCGGCGGCGATCCGATCGGCCTGAGCCTCGGCGACCTCGACGGCGACGGCCAACCCAATTTGGTATACGTGGCCCGCGAAAAAGTCGAGGGTAAGGACCAGTTCACGCTCCGGGCGCTCAAACGGACCGAGGCGGGAGACCTGATCCCCCTGGCCTGGGGAAAGACCGACGCCGTGCCGGTCGAAGGGCTCACCGGGCCTCCCCGAGACATTCGAATGGTGGATGTGAACCAGGACGGCTCGCTCGACATTCTGATCTTCGACCCCTACGCCCCCCCTGCTCTGTTGCTCGGTCAAGGGGCCGACGCCGCGCCGATTCGGAGTGAGAGCCGCCCCGGCCCCCTGGCCGGAGTGGCCCCCAGCGCGCTGACGGTTTCGACCCTCGACGACGAGGAGGCCATTCTGGTGGCCCAGGGAACCTTCGCCCGAAGCATTGCGCTGGACGACGGGGGCCAGTGGGAGGTCCGCGAGCAGTTCAACTCGGGGCGGACGACCGCGCAGCTTCAGGCCGCCGCGGCGATCGACCTGGATGGGCAGGGAGACCGGGAAATCGTGATGCTCGATCGAACGTCCAAGTCGCTTTTGATTCTGGAAAGCCCGGACGACGGAGCAACCTACCGCCTGGGCGCGACCTTGCCGGTGGGCACGATCGACTTCCTCGGCCTGCACACCGGAGACTTCGACGGCGACGGCAAGGACGACCTCTTGATTGGCGGCACCGACAAGTTCGCCGTGGTCTTGACCGGCGAGGGGGGGCGTCGGCTGGAGCAAATCGCCAGCTTCGCCACCGAACGCCAGGACAGCCGATTGGCCGACCTGATCACCGGCGACCTGAACGCCGACGGTATTCCCGACGTGCTGGTGACCGACACGATTAATCACTACATCGACATCCTCCCGTTCCTCGATGGTAAACTAACCTCCGGCCTCGCGTTCCAGGTCTTCGAGCAGAAGTCGTTCCGGAACCTCGACGACCTGATCGAGCCCCGAGAGATGGCGCTCGGCGACGTGGACGGCGATGACCGGACCGATCTCGTCTTGCTCGTTCACGACCGGATTCTGGTGTATCGCCAGGATTCTGGCGAAGCTCCCGAACCGGCGCCGATTGCCAACGCCGATGCGGACGGGGCAGACGGTGCGGACGAAGCCCCGGTCGAAGCGGCCGGAACTGGCTCTGGCGGTCCGGCCGAAGCGCCGGAATGATTCGCGGATTGCCGCTCGGCGCTGCTGCTCCCGAGGCTTCGGTACGCGAAATGCGTCTCAAGGACTCGAAGAAACCCTACAATGGTTCTGGATGGCAGCGCCTTTGCCGGCCCGTTGGCGATCGCCTTCACGCGACGATCGGGCCGGTCACCTCATGGAGCGGCAACGATGGGTACTCTCAATCGAATCATCCTGCGAAGTCTTGGCGTGGGCCTCGTGATCGTGGGGCTTTCGGCCGGCGACGCGATGGCCCAGTACGGGCCGAGGGCCAATCCGATCACCGGGCTTCGCACCGGAATGCGTTATCAACCGGCCCTGGCGTCTCCGTTTGCCACCACTCGGGTCGGCGGGTTCGGGACGTCGGTGGGCCTGTCGCGCTATGGCGGGTTCTACGGCTCGAACTTCGGGCCGGGATTCGGCGTCAATCGCTACGCGTCTCGGAGCTTCCGATCAGGCTGGGGCCTGGGCGGATTCGGCATTGGCGGCCTGGGCGTGCGGAGTGTCGGCTACGGTCTGCCGGTGGCGACCTCGTTCTCGTTGAACATCGGCGGGGGCGGTTATCCGGGCTATGGGTACGGGGCCTGGGGCCTCGGATACCCGACCTACGGGGTCAGCTACGGCTACGGCTCGCCCTGGGTGTATGGGAGGTATCCGTACGGCACGGTCGGCGTGCGACAGATCACCTACGGCACGTCGTATCCGTATGGTTGGATCGGCTACAGCGGCTTCCCATATAGCTATGGCTACGGCTACGGTGGCGGCTACTTCGGCTATTGAGCCGTGGTCAGCTCGCGCCCATCCTTGAGCGCCTCACACGGGACCGTCAGCCTCGGCCGGCGGTCTTGATGCTTTTTCACGAGCGACCATCATGAATGATGTGCTTCGGATTCTCCGTCGCACCCGACGGCGAACCAGAGGCACCGGAGACGCTCGCCCCGAGCCAAACCCGTTCATGATAACCCCCACGCATGAGTTTCCGAGAGCGATGACCTGAACCCGGCAGGCGGGTTTCGCCGGGGGATCGGCACGGTATGATGGTCGCTCTCGGGGGAACGGCCCGCCGGGCGGAGGGTGTTGAGAAGAA from Tautonia marina harbors:
- a CDS encoding FG-GAP repeat domain-containing protein, which produces MDDVLRRCVAWSGLIVLMGAAVVGIGSPEARGQDPVRLAEYYGFLPLEIYKLDSRISGVVVADLDGDGQDDIAVANNARSRIDLLLTTEGPSDEDGAFGFGVNRLTSTQRMRIKSIPVNQEVVSLQAGDLDGDGKIDLAFYGKPSDLTVLSNLGDARFGRPRRVPTGPAAESGSALTLGDLNQDGRLDLALMTSQEIITILQQPDGSLGRPDRLPHTAPRPGVLKLVDLDGDGGDDLALLSGGDEYPIRVRFSRPGGRLGPEERFEIGQSRAVAYGDLDGKPGAEVLTIESQTGRAVAHTLRNGPSEDEERRGRLIVHPLPPGTTRNRALAVGDLDGDDRPDVVVSDPTNAQVFVVLQDDPDSGLGSVSTYPSLVGGSSLRMADLDGDGHDELFVLSEQEKQIGMSRMVDGRLSFPTPLPVFGGDPIGLSLGDLDGDGQPNLVYVAREKVEGKDQFTLRALKRTEAGDLIPLAWGKTDAVPVEGLTGPPRDIRMVDVNQDGSLDILIFDPYAPPALLLGQGADAAPIRSESRPGPLAGVAPSALTVSTLDDEEAILVAQGTFARSIALDDGGQWEVREQFNSGRTTAQLQAAAAIDLDGQGDREIVMLDRTSKSLLILESPDDGATYRLGATLPVGTIDFLGLHTGDFDGDGKDDLLIGGTDKFAVVLTGEGGRRLEQIASFATERQDSRLADLITGDLNADGIPDVLVTDTINHYIDILPFLDGKLTSGLAFQVFEQKSFRNLDDLIEPREMALGDVDGDDRTDLVLLVHDRILVYRQDSGEAPEPAPIANADADGADGADEAPVEAAGTGSGGPAEAPE